In a single window of the Prionailurus viverrinus isolate Anna chromosome D3, UM_Priviv_1.0, whole genome shotgun sequence genome:
- the LOC125149194 gene encoding 14-3-3 protein zeta/delta-like, with protein sequence MDKNELVQKAKLAEQAERYDDMAACMKSVTEQGAELSNERNLLSVAYKNVVGARKSSWRVVSSIEQKTEGAEKKQQIAREYRDKIETKLREICNDVLSLLEKFLIPNASQAESKVFYLKMKGNYYRCLAEVAAGDDKKGIVDQSQQAYQEAFEISKKEMQPTHPISLGLALNFSVFYYEILNSPEKACSLAKTAFDEAIAELDTLSEESYKDSTLIMQLLRDNLTLWTLDTQGDEAEAEGGEN encoded by the coding sequence ATGGATAAAAATGAGCTGGTGCAGAAGGCCAAGCTGGCCGAGCAGGCTGAGCGATATGATGACATGGCAGCCTGCATGAAGTCTGTAACTGAGCAAGGAGCTGAATTATCCAATGAGAGGAATCTTCTCTCAGTTGCTTATAAAAATGTTGTAGGAGCCCGCAAGTCATCTTGGAGGGTCGTCTCAAGTATTGAGCAAAAGACGGAAGGGGCTGAGAAAAAACAGCAGATCGCTCGAGAATACAGAGACAAAATTGAGACCAAGCTCAGAGAGATCTGCAATGATGTACTGTCTCTTTTGGAAAAGTTTTTGATCCCCAATGCTTCACAAGCAGAGAGCAAAGTCttctatttgaaaatgaaaggaaactacTATCGTTGCTTGGCTGAGGTTGCTGCTGGTGATGACAAGAAAGGGATTGTGGATCAGTCACAACAAGCATACCAAGAAGCTTTTGAGATCAGCAAAAAGGAAATGCAACCAACACACCCTATCAGTTTAGGTCTGgcccttaacttctctgtgttctATTATGAGATTCTGAACTCCCCGGAGAAAGCCTGCTCTCTTGCAAAGACAGCTTTTGATGAAGCCATTGCTGAACTCGATACATTAAGTGAAGAGTCCTACAAAGACAGCACACTAATAATGCAATTACTGAGAGACAACTTGACATTGTGGACATTGGATACCCAAGGAGATGAAGCTGAAGCAGAAGGAGGGGAAAATTAA